Proteins found in one Pontibacter sp. SGAir0037 genomic segment:
- a CDS encoding xanthine dehydrogenase family protein subunit M — MNPFQYIRPSRAKAAIEALTKDPKARFIAGGTNLIDLMKHGVMAPEKLVDVNLLPYKKIEKKGNGIRIGALVSNKAVAEDKLVLEKFPLLSQALLAGASAQLRNMATVGGNIMQRTRCYYFYDTALPCNKREPGTGCGALEGIHDMHAIFGFSDNCIAVHPSDMAVALAALDATVVVAGPKRERQIPFVDFHRLPGNTPEQDTNLQKDELIIAVDIPESPFAKHAHYLKVRERASYAFALVSVAAALDISGNNIRDARLAMGGVAHKPWRLFEAEKALVGKPASQQTFQQAAEIAMRGAKAFEHNAYKLELAPRSLVQALKTAAGIS, encoded by the coding sequence ATGAATCCTTTTCAGTACATACGACCATCCAGGGCTAAAGCTGCCATAGAAGCCCTGACGAAAGATCCTAAGGCCCGTTTTATAGCAGGAGGCACCAACCTGATCGACCTGATGAAGCATGGCGTGATGGCCCCCGAAAAACTGGTGGATGTAAACCTCTTGCCCTACAAGAAAATTGAGAAGAAAGGAAACGGAATCAGAATCGGGGCATTGGTCTCGAACAAGGCGGTAGCAGAAGACAAGCTGGTCCTGGAAAAGTTCCCGCTGCTCTCGCAGGCTCTGTTAGCAGGTGCATCGGCTCAGTTACGTAACATGGCTACTGTTGGGGGCAATATAATGCAACGCACCCGCTGTTACTATTTCTACGACACGGCTTTGCCCTGCAACAAACGGGAACCAGGTACAGGCTGTGGCGCCCTGGAAGGCATACATGACATGCATGCCATCTTCGGGTTTAGCGATAACTGCATTGCAGTACATCCGAGCGATATGGCCGTTGCCCTGGCTGCCCTCGATGCCACCGTAGTGGTAGCAGGGCCGAAGCGCGAACGCCAGATTCCTTTTGTCGATTTCCACCGCCTGCCCGGCAACACACCCGAACAGGACACCAATCTTCAGAAAGACGAATTAATAATAGCAGTAGACATACCCGAATCCCCTTTTGCCAAGCATGCCCATTACCTGAAAGTACGGGAAAGAGCGTCCTATGCCTTTGCACTGGTTTCGGTAGCTGCTGCCCTGGATATCAGCGGAAACAACATCCGGGATGCACGCTTGGCAATGGGTGGTGTTGCCCATAAGCCCTGGCGCCTGTTCGAAGCAGAAAAAGCCCTTGTCGGAAAACCAGCCTCCCAGCAAACTTTTCAGCAGGCAGCTGAAATTGCCATGCGTGGTGCCAAAGCCTTCGAACACAATGCCTATAAACTTGAGCTGGCTCCCAGATCGCTTGTGCAGGCTCTGAAAACTGCTGCCGGAATCTCTTAA
- a CDS encoding 2Fe-2S iron-sulfur cluster-binding protein, producing the protein MYQLKDPMADQNQQQPPFGKKTEQHNDSRRSFLKQSSLLTALALAPPAVVEAAEAQFDEKVAEKFEKVPVTLKINGTEHKLSVEPRVTLLDLLRQQLDLTGTKKGCDYGQCGACTVHVNGERINSCLTFAVMLEGKEITTIEGLANGENLHPMQAAFIKHDGLQCGYCTPGQIMSAIACIQEGHAGSEAEIREYMSGNICRCGAYPNIIKAIEEVKNSGASL; encoded by the coding sequence ATGTATCAATTAAAAGATCCTATGGCAGACCAGAACCAACAACAGCCACCTTTTGGCAAGAAAACAGAGCAGCACAACGACTCCCGCAGAAGTTTCTTAAAACAGTCTTCGCTTCTAACAGCGCTGGCTCTCGCTCCACCTGCTGTAGTGGAAGCAGCCGAAGCACAATTTGATGAAAAAGTGGCCGAGAAGTTTGAAAAAGTGCCTGTTACGCTAAAAATAAATGGTACCGAGCATAAGCTGTCGGTAGAGCCACGGGTTACTTTACTCGACCTGCTGCGCCAACAGCTGGATTTAACCGGCACTAAGAAGGGCTGCGATTACGGTCAATGCGGTGCCTGCACCGTGCATGTAAACGGGGAAAGAATTAACTCCTGCCTCACCTTTGCCGTGATGCTGGAAGGCAAAGAAATCACCACGATCGAAGGACTGGCAAACGGCGAAAACCTACACCCCATGCAGGCCGCTTTTATTAAACATGATGGTTTGCAATGCGGCTACTGCACACCTGGACAGATTATGTCGGCCATAGCCTGTATACAGGAGGGGCATGCCGGCTCAGAAGCAGAAATAAGAGAGTACATGAGCGGCAACATCTGCCGCTGCGGGGCTTATCCCAACATCATCAAAGCAATAGAGGAAGTTAAAAACAGCGGCGCATCCTTATGA
- a CDS encoding 2Fe-2S iron-sulfur cluster-binding protein, whose translation MENTITVYLEQENGERIPLETPTDMGLSIMEVLKANEFDVPAICGGMAICATCHVEVLESGELPEPSDDEAYMLESLPHATERSRLSCQLKAKPELDGLVVRLMPEA comes from the coding sequence ATGGAAAACACAATCACAGTATACCTGGAACAGGAAAACGGCGAACGTATTCCGCTGGAAACGCCAACCGACATGGGCCTGTCTATTATGGAAGTGCTGAAGGCAAATGAATTTGATGTTCCGGCCATATGCGGAGGTATGGCAATCTGTGCCACATGCCACGTAGAAGTGCTGGAAAGCGGCGAGTTGCCGGAGCCCAGCGACGATGAAGCTTACATGCTTGAATCGCTGCCCCACGCTACTGAAAGAAGCCGCCTTTCCTGCCAGCTAAAAGCTAAACCTGAGTTAGACGGCCTGGTAGTAAGGCTGATGCCGGAAGCTTAA
- a CDS encoding NAD(P)/FAD-dependent oxidoreductase: MITTDICIVGAGPVGLFAVFEAGLLKMRCHLVDALPAVGGQLSEIYPKKPIYDIPGFPEVLAGDLVKNLEQQIAPFHPTFTLGERVEELQKQEDGSFIVLTSEGTQIACKVVVIAGGLGSFEPRKPAVENLEQFEGKGVAYMVKDPETFRDKKVVLAGGGDSALDWTIFLANVAEELTLVHRGTTFRGAPESAEKVLSLAEEGKINLMLKSNVVEVQGNGKLNAVSVLVDNNANQKLDVDYFIPLFGLVPKLGPLENWGLELDKNAIVVNTTDYSTNIPGVYAIGDINTYPGKLKLILCGFHEAALMAQSAYNIIYPDKKFVLKYTTVNGIQELA; the protein is encoded by the coding sequence TGGTAGATGCCTTACCGGCAGTAGGAGGCCAGCTTTCGGAAATATACCCCAAGAAACCGATCTACGATATTCCCGGCTTTCCGGAAGTACTGGCAGGCGATCTGGTTAAAAACCTGGAACAGCAAATTGCTCCCTTTCACCCTACCTTTACTTTAGGTGAGCGTGTAGAAGAGCTCCAGAAGCAGGAAGACGGCTCTTTTATAGTGTTGACTTCTGAAGGCACTCAGATAGCTTGTAAGGTGGTGGTAATTGCCGGCGGACTAGGTTCTTTTGAACCGCGCAAACCAGCCGTTGAAAACCTGGAGCAGTTCGAAGGCAAGGGAGTTGCCTATATGGTGAAAGATCCGGAAACATTCAGAGATAAAAAAGTAGTACTGGCAGGTGGCGGTGACTCTGCCCTTGACTGGACTATTTTCCTGGCTAATGTAGCAGAAGAACTTACACTGGTGCACCGTGGCACTACTTTCCGGGGCGCACCTGAGTCGGCAGAGAAGGTACTTAGCCTGGCAGAAGAAGGAAAAATAAACCTGATGCTGAAATCCAATGTGGTGGAAGTGCAGGGCAATGGTAAACTGAATGCCGTTTCTGTTCTTGTAGATAATAATGCAAATCAGAAACTTGATGTCGATTACTTCATTCCGTTGTTCGGCCTCGTGCCAAAGCTGGGTCCGCTCGAGAACTGGGGGCTGGAGCTCGATAAAAATGCCATTGTAGTAAACACCACCGATTACTCCACTAACATACCAGGCGTTTATGCCATCGGCGACATTAATACATACCCTGGTAAGCTGAAACTGATCCTGTGTGGTTTCCACGAAGCTGCCTTAATGGCACAAAGTGCTTATAATATCATTTACCCGGATAAAAAATTCGTACTGAAGTACACAACAGTTAACGGTATTCAAGAACTAGCTTAA